In Pelodiscus sinensis isolate JC-2024 chromosome 2, ASM4963464v1, whole genome shotgun sequence, the following proteins share a genomic window:
- the VPS28 gene encoding vacuolar protein sorting-associated protein 28 homolog codes for MFHGIPAAPGLAAPGNKPELYEEVKLYKNAREREKYDNMAELFAVVKTMQALEKAYIKDCVSPNEYTAACSRLLVQYKAAFKQVQGSEISSIDEFCRKFRLDCPLAMERIKEDRPITIKDDKGNLNRCIADIVSLFITVMDKLRLEIRAMDEIQPDLRELMETMNRMSHLPPDFEGRQKVNTWLQTLSGMSASDELDDSQVRQMLFDLESAYNAFNRFLHS; via the exons ATGTTCCACGGGATCCCCGCCGCGCCGGGCCTGGCAG CCCCAGGGAATAAGCCAGAACTCTACGAG GAGGTGAAGCTGTATAAGAATGCACGGGAGCGAGAAAA GTACGATAACATGGCCGAGCTGTTTGCGGTGGTGAAGACGATGCAGGCCCTGGAGAAGGCTTATATCAAGGACTGCGTCTCTCCCAACGA GTACACCGCAGCCTGCTCCCGGCTCCTGGTCCAGTACAAAGCTGCCTTCAAACAGGTGCAGGGCTCCGAAATCAGCTCCATCGATGAATTCTGCCGCAAGTTCCGG CTggactgccccctggccatggAGAGGATCAAGGAGGATCGGCCAATCACCATCAAGGACGACAAGGGCAACCTGAACCGCTGCATTGCTGACATCGTGTCT CTTTTCATCACAGTGATGGATAAGCTGCGCCTGGAGATCCGAGCCATGGACGAG ATCCAGCCAGACCTGCGGGAGCTGATGGAGACCATGAACCGCATGAGCCACCTGCCCCCGGACTTCGAGGGGCGGCAGAAAGTGAACACGTG GCTGCAGACGCTGAGCGGCATGTCTGCCTCCGACGAGCTGGACGACTCCCAGGTGCGCCAGATGCTGTTCGACTTGGAGTCGGCCTACAACGCCTTCAACCGCTTCCTGCACTcctga